In one Lolium rigidum isolate FL_2022 chromosome 3, APGP_CSIRO_Lrig_0.1, whole genome shotgun sequence genomic region, the following are encoded:
- the LOC124698605 gene encoding transcription factor bHLH148-like yields the protein MASTSSSTSVDERERKRKRADSTPSGGAGAEAQPSKWRTRREHEIYSSKLFEALRLVRGGSTAASPSTAPARGRAVREAADRALAVAARGRTRWSRAILASRRRRLQAAHRARLRAPACPSRHPSAAASASAPGKAPALARKAKVLGRLVPGCQKLPFPALLSEASDYIKALEMQVRAMTALAEVLASVSSSGPASASGSSSSSSSPA from the coding sequence ATGGCGTCGACGTCGAGCTCGACGTCGGTGGACGAGAGGGAGCGCAAGCGGAAGCGGGCAGACTCCACGCCGTCGGGCGGGGCGGGGGCGGAGGCGCAGCCGTCCAAGTGGCGGACGCGGCGCGAGCACGAGATCTACTCGTCCAAGCTCTTCGAGGCGCTCCGCCTCGTCCGCGGCGGGTCGACTGCCGCGTCGCCGTCGACGGCCCCGGCGCGCGGCCGGGCCGTGCGTGAGGCCGCCGACCGCGCCCTCGCGGTGGCCGCCCGCGGGCGCACTCGCTGGAGCCGCGCCATcctggcgtcccgccgccgccgcctccaggccGCCCACCGCGCGCGGCTCCGCGCCCCGGCCTGCCCGTCGCGGCACCCCTCCGCTGCcgcgtcggcgtcggcgccggGGAAGGCCCCGGCGCTGGCGAGGAAGGCGAAGGTGCTCGGGCGGCTGGTGCCCGGGTGCCAGAAGCTGCCGTTCCCGGCGCTCCTCTCCGAGGCGTCCGACTACATCAAGGCGCTGGAGATGCAGGTGCGCGCCATGACGGCCCTCGCCGAGGTCCTGGCCAGCGTGTCGTCTTCAGGTCCAGCGTCGGCCTCCGGcagctcatcctcctcctcctcgccggcgtga